The sequence CCTGAGCTATTCTTTGACCAAAAAACAGCCCAAGTATTGAAAGCGCTGACAATTGAGCTCCTATCAGACCTATTTCGGCATTCCCTTCTACTAAGATAAAAAAGATACCCACCGCACTGAACCCTCCTGCAGCTACTTCTAAAATGGTAATTAAAGGCATCAAAATTCCTACCATATTCCTCAGAGGACTTTTTGAAAAATGGCTGGTTAGCCATTCCGTATTGCCTTTGTAATTAAACACCTTGTCTAACCCAGATTGCAAGAAAAGTATAGCGAGCAACGCGAGACAGAATACTGGAGCAGATAGTAAAAGAAGTTTCATATGGTTTTTCTATATCAAGGGTTGAAGATATGAAATCGTCATTAAAAATCAGAAGCGATTTTACATCAACTGCGGATGAATTTTTATGTAAGATTCCATGTGGCCATTGAAAAGAAGACAATACACATGAAAAAGCGAACAATTCAAGCGATTCTGTATCTTCGTTTCATTACATATGATCCATTTTCAACGGCATAATGGAATCGCCTAAATTTTATTCATCCTCGGTTAGTATATTGAGGATTCTAAAATTTGCGCTTATTTTATGTCTTCATCGCTTAAGAATACCGTACTTATTTTAACTCTGGCTGTTCTGCTGCCAGTAGCGATTTTTTCGGCTGTAGAAGTAGCTTCTCTCAATGAAAATGAGCAGATGTTGGAACAAGTTTATCGAGAGCAACTGGATGGGATTATTTTTTCGGTCAATCAATACGCTGCTGATCTATTCGATTTTTACATTCAGCAAATAGATTATCAATATCAACAAGAAGGTTTTTCCTCTCTTTCCGACCCAGGAGCAATTAAGGGTAACCTTGCGATTGAATTCATTGCATTGTCTACACCAGCTATCCAAACCATAGATTTTAATGAACAAACGGAATTAGGATCCTTCAACATTGACAGTGCATTCAGTGCAAATGAGCTATTGATTGAACGACTCATCCGATACAAAGAGACTGACTATATCAAGCAAGAAGTCATTGGTGAGATTAGAAACACAAACGAAAATATTCAAATCAGTCTAATCATTATCGGTAAGGATACTCCGTGCCTTGTTTTCATAGACCCTGTAGCATACATAGAAGACCTACTCGCTCCAAAGATTCAACAGATTACCACCCAAGCCATCAATACCAATGTGAGAGACACCATAACAAACCGGATTGTGTATCAATCTAAGGTAGAACCTACCGGAATTATCCAAAGTGGTCCCTTGAATAAGACGCCTGGTTATGAAATAAATGTGAGTCTATATGCTCAGTCAGTTACAGACTTGATTTCTTATCGAACCAAAAGAAACCTAATTACACTTTCCATTGTAGTATTCATCATTCTGGCTGGTATGGTTCTTATCATTCGAAATCTTCGCAAGGAAATTCAACTAAACAAGACCAAAGCAGATTTTGTAGCTAATGTCTCACATGAAATAAGAACTCCCTTAGCATTGATAAGTATGTTCAATGAAACTCTTCTAATGGGACGAGTAAAAGAAGATAAGAAATATGAATATTATGAAATCATCTCTAAAGAAACCTCACGGTTAAAAAACATTGTGAATAAGATTCTTTCGTTCAGTCAGATTGATGCGAATAAAAAAGCTTACAATTTCAGTAAAGTCTCTCCAGACGAAATCATAAAAGATGTGGTGAATTCTTACTCCTATCATCTATCAGAAAAAGGATTTACATACGATTTAAACCTCAATGGAAACATTGAAATAAACGCTGATCATGAGGCTTTTTCTGAAGTATTGATTAACCTCATTGACAATGCAATGAAATACAGTAAAGAAGAAAAACATATAGTACTAGAATCTAAATCTGACCAAACACATTACATTCTTGATGTCTCAGATAAAGGCGTGGGAATTGACAAAAAAAATCAGAAAAACATATTTGACAAGTTTTTCCGTGTAGAAGGTGGCAATGTGCATAACACAAAGGGTACCGGTTTAGGATTATCCTTGGTAGCAGAAATCATGAAGGCTCATAATGCTGAGATTTCTGTTGAAAGCACACTAGGTGAAGGGAGTCAATTCACCTTAAAATTTCCAATCATATGAGTAAGCACATTTTAGTTGTTGATGATGAAAGCAACATGCGTCGTGGACTTAAGGATAACTTTGAATTTGAAGGATATGAGGTAACAGAAGCGATAGATGGATCGGACGCACTCAATATTTTGCAAGATCTATCTCCAGATTTAATTATCCTGGATGTAATGATGCCTAAACTGAGTGGCTTTGAAGTTTGTAAACAATTACGAAAGCAAGGAAACAACACTCCTATCATTTTGCTTACGGCCAAGGGTGAAGAAATTGACAAAGTTCTGGGACTAGAAATGGGAGCAGATGATTATGTACAAAAACCTTTTTCTATTCGGGAGTTGATCGCTAGAGTCAATGCCATACTTCGGAGGAGTCAGTCGAACAATAAAATTGAAGAATCAATTGATTTTGGGTTACTAAAAGTTGATTTCAAAAAGTACACTGCAACTCGAAATGGAAACGAAGAAAAGCTATCGCATAAAGAGTTTGAAATACTACAATACCTACATGAACATGAAGGAGAAATAGTCGATCGTCATGAGCTCTTAAAAAATGTATGGGGCTATCATGAGCAACCTACTACGCGAACAGTAGATAACTTTATAGTTAAGCTTAGACAGAAAATAGAGAAAGATCCAGCCAATCCTCATCATATTATAACAGTGCATGGCGCTGGATACAAGCTCATTTTATGATTTTTGAGAGGTCCGTGACATCTTTTTACAAACGTTTACTGAAGGGTGACATCTAGTGATATGAGAGTCCGTTGATTTACAAAACAATTCAACAAAACCTAAATAGACTCCATATGAAAGTCATGATCACATCTCTCCTTCTCATCTTATCATTTTCTATCTTAGGTCAAGAAGTAGGATACGTGAAAATGCAGAGTTACAAAAAACCTATCGTAAAGGCCGAAATCAATGGTAAAAAAGGATATTTCCTCATTGATACAGGATCAGATATTTCTATCATCAATTATGCTCATTTAAAAAAATACAAACTTGAGGCGTCTAAAGTATATGGCGATCATAAACGAGCGATGAGTTTCAATGGTGAAAAAACTGCTGCGATGAGAGTAAGGAATGTAGAAGTTGTATTGGGAGATCGATTTGATCACAAACTATTTTATAGTCTAAATTTAACAGAGGTGATTCGGTCAATAGAAGCGAAAACAAATATCAAGATAAATGGAATAATAGGGACAGACTTACTCGCTAAGTACAACTGTATGATCGACTATAGTCAAAGGCGTATTATCTTGGTGGATAGCAGAAGTAAACACAAATTTGCTACTCGATGAAATTGCTTAAAATCAGTATACTGTTTTTTTTCTCGTTCAATCTAACTGGTCAAAAAACGAAAATCCTCAACCTTGCTGGAGAATGGAAATTTACCATTGGTGATCGAGAGGAGTATGTTGATGTCGACTATGACGATAGTAGCTGGGAGTCCATCAAAGTTCCATCTCCGTGGGAAAATGAAGGGTTTGCCAATTATAATGGGTTTGCTTGGTATCGATATTCTTTTGATGGAAAGGACCTCAAAGGTTTCACCAATCTTCTTATCAACCTTGGATATATTGATGATGTGCATGAAGCTTATCTCAATGAAAGACTCATTGGATTCAAAGGCTCATTTCCACCTGAATTTTATACTGCTTACAATGCGCTTAATGAGTATGCACTACCAGAATCAGCTATCAACAGGAATGGGGAAAATGTAATTGCCATCAAAGTTTATGATTTGGTCCAAGAAGGGGGCATAGCAAAAGGAAATATCGGGATCTATCTAGATGCCAAATTGGGAAGAGACTTCCATTCACTCGAAGGGGTGTGGAGATTTACAACAAATCAAGATTTAGACTGGGAAAAACGAAGTTATGATGATCAGGATTGGGAAAATATTATTGTTCCTAGTTACTGGAGGAGTAAACACATCAAGCGTTCCAAGGGTTATGGATGGTATCGTAAAGAGTTCAAAATTCCAGAAGACTTAAAAGACAGAGACCTATATCTCGTAATGGGAAAAATTGATGATTTCGATTACACCTATGTAAATGGTGAAATCATTGGGCGGACCAAAGACTTTCTCCCTTTTGGTGAAAGTACCAGTTATGATGAGTTTAGAATCTATAAAATTTCCAAAGAATTGCTGAATCCAAGAGGCACCAACATTATTGCAGTTCAGGTAGAGGATATTGGCATAGATGCAGGCATCTACAGCGGACCTATTGGTTTAACTGCAAATGTTAGCTCAAAAAGAAACTATGGACGATAGCCACAGTCCTGTTTATAAAATCCATAAATATTATTAATCCAAAAAAGTAAACTGCATTAGCAATAATACGTTTTTGATAGTAATACTATTAAATAATGTAGTCATGCTAAAAGAAAGAATAGTTCTACTTATAATATTATTGATTGCCGTTTTTCTAAGAGCAAATGCGGGATCAGAATCAGATTGGATCAAAGCAGGAGACAAAGCGCTGGCTGCTCAGGATCACGAGCAATCCATTTTGCTATACAGTAAAGCAATTGAAGAAAAACCAGAACATGCGCTTGCATACTTAAAAAGAGCTAAGGCATATCAAGCCTCTGGTGCATTCCGCAAATCAGCCTATGATATGCAGAAGGCTTATCAACTGGATCCAGTATTCTTTAAGTCATACTTGAAAACATCAAAGAATTATCAATTCAAAAATTAAATAGCTATGAAAACCAGATCTATATACAGAATATTAGAAGGTGCATTCCTTTTCGTAATAATCATTATGATATATATTTTATCTATTGTTTCTGCTAAAGGGCAAATGGCGAAGGAGTTCCCTTCTATTTATGAGTTGACACAATTTCATAACATGGAGCGAATAGAGGTTTCAGAAAGTAATTCAGGTGAGACATTTGAGGCAAACAGTAGTACTAGAAATGCATTTCCGGTTAGTCCACTTGAAGTGTTTCAGATTGATGAAAGTGATCAATTCCGTGACACACTAATTCAAGAAAAAACGGTTCAGTTTCCTAAAAACACTTTATTGAAAAGAAGAAACAAAAGTGAGCATCAAGCTCCAATGATTGTAATTCCTCTTTAGAATGCTAGTTACTCATTACATCAACCAGGCGCATCAGTTCACTATTGATGGGTTTGGTTTTTTCAAACTAGCTCTTCACATTCCACTGTGATTCTAATTCCTCAAGTGATTTTCCTTTGGTCTCCGGAATGAACTTATAAGTCAATAGCAGAGTAGCTAGAATAAATGAAATAAAAATGAAGTACGGCAAAGATTGATTCCAAAATGGACCTTGGTTAATTTCACTTTCTACGACAATCGGAAAGGATTGTGAAACCAAATAGTTCATCCCCCATTGTGCAGCAACTGCTACAGACATAGCAAGACTTCTGATTTTATTGGGAAACATTTCCGAAAGCAAAACCCATACTACAGGCCCCATTGACAAAGCAAACGATCCTATGAATACCAAAATACCAATAAGAGACACCAATCCCACATGGCCCGTTTTGAGTGTAATACCCAGCATCAGAAATCCGATCGTCATACCAATACATCCTAAATAAATAAGCGGTTTTCGGCCAAATTTATCTACCGTCCCCATTGCAATAAATGTACAAAGGAGATTTACTCCCGCGAGCAATAACTGTTGCTTTAACACATCTTCCTGACCAAACCCAAGAGCCTTTTCGAAGATATCAGCTCCATAATAAAGCACTGCGTTGATCCCTGTAAGCTGTTGAAGTGCTGATAAAGCTGTTCCTATCAATACAATAGGTAAAAAACTTTTCTTTAAGAGTACTGAAAACTTAGGGTTGTCTTTTTTATCAATTGAAAGACATATATGACTGAATTCTTTTTCAGCCAAATCTGCTCCATGGAGCTGGGTAAGTATGTTTTTAGCTTCCGCATCTCTTCCTTTCATAATAAGCCATCGTGGGCTTTTAGGAACTACGAACAGTAGAAAAAGAAATATCAAGCATGGGAGCAATTCAGACCAAAACATGAGTCTCCAACCTTGATTAAGGTTGTACTCGAAATCTCCAGAATTTCCAATAGCATAAGTAGATAGGAATACGATAAAAAACCCCACAACGATGGCCAACTGATAATAGGTAACCATCTTCCCTCTAATACTCGCAGGAGATAATTCTGCTATGTAAGTAGGTGCATTCATAGAAGCAATACCTATTCCCAACCCACCTATAATCCTAAAAAATACGAGCAAAGGGACAGACTGTGGTAAAAATGATGGCAAGCCAGAGCCCCAAGCTGAAATGCTAAACAAGATTGCTGACAAGATTAAAGAATTTTTCCTTCCGTAAGCTTTACTAATCAGACCTGAAAATAAGGCACCCACAAAACAACCGACTAGCGCACTACTGACCACCCATCCCTTCATTGCTGCATCCAACTCAAAATATTTACTGAAGTAAAATTGAGTTCCATTGATAACCCCAGTGTCATAACCAAAAAGGAGCCCACCAAGAGATGACACAAGAGTAATGAGTAGTAAACTTTGCTTTTTCATAGAGGGTTAGAGAGTGATTGATTCGCTAATTAAATCTTGCGAATTTGAACCTACAGAAATAAGGAATTCTCCTGACTCAAAAACTGTATTGCCATTCGTATCGAAATAAGAAAGATCCTCTTTGGTGAATTGAAATCGAATTTGCTTAGCCTGGCCAGGCTCCAATCCGATTTTTTCGAATCCTTTGAGTTCAAGAACAGGTCGAGAAATAGATGCTGCTATGTCTCGAATGTATACTTGAACAACTTCTTGTCCATATACATCACTTGTATTAGTTACAGTAATTAAGACGTTGATTTCTTCTGAGCTTTGCTTTATCACCAGATCACTATATTCAAATTCTGAATAGCTAAGGCCATATCCAAACGGATAAAGTGGCGTATTTTCTACGTCCATATGGTGAGAATAAAATACAGCACCTTC is a genomic window of Marinobacter alexandrii containing:
- a CDS encoding beta galactosidase jelly roll domain-containing protein, translating into MKLLKISILFFFSFNLTGQKTKILNLAGEWKFTIGDREEYVDVDYDDSSWESIKVPSPWENEGFANYNGFAWYRYSFDGKDLKGFTNLLINLGYIDDVHEAYLNERLIGFKGSFPPEFYTAYNALNEYALPESAINRNGENVIAIKVYDLVQEGGIAKGNIGIYLDAKLGRDFHSLEGVWRFTTNQDLDWEKRSYDDQDWENIIVPSYWRSKHIKRSKGYGWYRKEFKIPEDLKDRDLYLVMGKIDDFDYTYVNGEIIGRTKDFLPFGESTSYDEFRIYKISKELLNPRGTNIIAVQVEDIGIDAGIYSGPIGLTANVSSKRNYGR
- a CDS encoding HAMP domain-containing sensor histidine kinase, whose amino-acid sequence is MSSSLKNTVLILTLAVLLPVAIFSAVEVASLNENEQMLEQVYREQLDGIIFSVNQYAADLFDFYIQQIDYQYQQEGFSSLSDPGAIKGNLAIEFIALSTPAIQTIDFNEQTELGSFNIDSAFSANELLIERLIRYKETDYIKQEVIGEIRNTNENIQISLIIIGKDTPCLVFIDPVAYIEDLLAPKIQQITTQAINTNVRDTITNRIVYQSKVEPTGIIQSGPLNKTPGYEINVSLYAQSVTDLISYRTKRNLITLSIVVFIILAGMVLIIRNLRKEIQLNKTKADFVANVSHEIRTPLALISMFNETLLMGRVKEDKKYEYYEIISKETSRLKNIVNKILSFSQIDANKKAYNFSKVSPDEIIKDVVNSYSYHLSEKGFTYDLNLNGNIEINADHEAFSEVLINLIDNAMKYSKEEKHIVLESKSDQTHYILDVSDKGVGIDKKNQKNIFDKFFRVEGGNVHNTKGTGLGLSLVAEIMKAHNAEISVESTLGEGSQFTLKFPII
- a CDS encoding sugar porter family MFS transporter, with the protein product MKKQSLLLITLVSSLGGLLFGYDTGVINGTQFYFSKYFELDAAMKGWVVSSALVGCFVGALFSGLISKAYGRKNSLILSAILFSISAWGSGLPSFLPQSVPLLVFFRIIGGLGIGIASMNAPTYIAELSPASIRGKMVTYYQLAIVVGFFIVFLSTYAIGNSGDFEYNLNQGWRLMFWSELLPCLIFLFLLFVVPKSPRWLIMKGRDAEAKNILTQLHGADLAEKEFSHICLSIDKKDNPKFSVLLKKSFLPIVLIGTALSALQQLTGINAVLYYGADIFEKALGFGQEDVLKQQLLLAGVNLLCTFIAMGTVDKFGRKPLIYLGCIGMTIGFLMLGITLKTGHVGLVSLIGILVFIGSFALSMGPVVWVLLSEMFPNKIRSLAMSVAVAAQWGMNYLVSQSFPIVVESEINQGPFWNQSLPYFIFISFILATLLLTYKFIPETKGKSLEELESQWNVKS
- a CDS encoding retropepsin-like aspartic protease; this translates as MKVMITSLLLILSFSILGQEVGYVKMQSYKKPIVKAEINGKKGYFLIDTGSDISIINYAHLKKYKLEASKVYGDHKRAMSFNGEKTAAMRVRNVEVVLGDRFDHKLFYSLNLTEVIRSIEAKTNIKINGIIGTDLLAKYNCMIDYSQRRIILVDSRSKHKFATR
- a CDS encoding response regulator transcription factor — its product is MSKHILVVDDESNMRRGLKDNFEFEGYEVTEAIDGSDALNILQDLSPDLIILDVMMPKLSGFEVCKQLRKQGNNTPIILLTAKGEEIDKVLGLEMGADDYVQKPFSIRELIARVNAILRRSQSNNKIEESIDFGLLKVDFKKYTATRNGNEEKLSHKEFEILQYLHEHEGEIVDRHELLKNVWGYHEQPTTRTVDNFIVKLRQKIEKDPANPHHIITVHGAGYKLIL